Below is a window of Rhodamnia argentea isolate NSW1041297 chromosome 11, ASM2092103v1, whole genome shotgun sequence DNA.
TTTGATGTAGCAATTGCGAATTCCTAAAGTATCAGTGAAAGCCAGAACTTGCTGGAGTGATGGTAGGATGTAACAGTTGTTATGTGCATTGTGGTTCTTCTATTGTGACAAAATGTGAATAGAAGGTCACAATAGCTCTCTGTACAACAACTCTTGTGAGATCGATCGTCCGATTCAATATTTGTGTTCTACTGGTACACATCTCTGATGATACCATGTAAGGCTATGGAGATTAAATGGCAGAAACACTATTAACTTTCTTCCTGCGCCTAAATGGCCGATAGATATTTAGAGCTTGACAAAGTGTGTGACCTTTAAGGGAAAGAAACCCCTGCCTCCCGCGGGTTCCTTTTGCCGTCGTCTTCAACGTCCGCCTGCTGAAGTTTTGCCTCGGGTTGCCGTGACTGATGCGCCGTATCATAGGTTGCATGGAGCCCAAAGAGAAGATAGTACATAAGCATTACTATGGTGCATATTGCAAATCGCAGGAAAGCAGCAGAACCCGATGACCCCATTAGAAACACATTTGTTGCTATAGACAGTGATGGAAGCCATGGGACGAGCGGAACTCCCCAAGCTTTCGGCTTTCTCTGCTGTGGCAAGAACTTGTAAATCCCTGAAGTTCCCAAGAACCAAAGCGGTATAGTCGCGCAGTACCCAATCCAACCATTTGGGTTCAATCCCCAGTAAGCTGAAGTTCCTATAGAGGATGCTAAAATTATCAGCAAGAAAGCAACCAGCTTCGACAGGTTCTGTCGAGGCGTCTTGTCTCGTACATAGTACCTCCTCACGAGGACGGCCATCGCCATCATCGTGAAAATGAATAGCGTGCTTACTGATAACAAGCTTGCCAGTATGTCCAGGCTCGAGAAGAAAGCGATGAGAGCACTCGCAATGGTAATCAGGAGAGTTGCGTAGATGGGAGTTCCGGTTTTCGGGTGGACGAGGGCAAACCACGGCGGGATCATGTGGGCTCGTGCGATATGAGTGGTGTACCGTGCTTGGCCAAGTGCCCCGATGAGAAGAACTGTGGTCATGCCCTTCAGAGCTCCGAGATCCACCACATACTTCGCCCACCTCATTCCCACGCTTTGAAAAGCCACGGAGTAGGCTGCGTTTTCGTCTAATTCAGTGTACTTCTGCAGCATGCTAAGCGCAAGAGCCATCAAGCAGTATGTCAACGTGATGATCGACATCGATACGATCAGTCCTATTGGTATATCTTTCGAGGGGTTCTTTGTTTCCTCGGCCATGTTAGATATACTATCGAATCCGGTATACCCGAAATAGACAACAGCCGCTGCTTGGAAGATCCCTTTAGCCCCATAAGGCATAAAAGGTGTTAAATTAGAAGGGTCTGCATGAATGAATCCTGCAATTATGACGAAAAGAATCGCCATGGTGTTGATTGCAGATGCTATCCAGTTGATGCGCGAGGCCTGCCTCGTGCTGATCATTGCAATTGTGGCGGTTATAACCAGAACAGCAACGGCGATCGGGTCCAGGAGATTGTACCCGTCTCGAAGACCCGTACGTATGCGTAAGGAGTTGGAGGGACGGTTCAGCAAGTTTGTGAAGTAGGAAGTCCAAGCCCGGGCAACTGCTGCAGTCCCAACAATGGCTTCCAGGAGTATGTTCCCTGCCGCTATGAACGCAACGAAGTCTCCTAGTTCCACTCTCAAGTAAGCAAAAGACCCACCTGCCACCGGGATTTCTACTGCGAACTCCGTGTAGCAGAAGACCGAAAGCATAGCAGATGCGCCCGCTGCGACATACGACAGGACAATAGCTGGTCCGGCATGTTTATGGGCTTCTTGGCCGGTGAGCACGAAAATGCCCGCTCCGATGTGACCTCCCAATCCAACCCACGTGAGATCCCACCAGTTCAGGCAACGTTTCATGTCGTTCTCGCTCCGTCTCCTGAGGTCCTCGAGCTCGGCA
It encodes the following:
- the LOC115756311 gene encoding cationic amino acid transporter 5-like, yielding MNSSNEGSTNDQVGERSYWRWSKQDFFPEESFENWGTYRSALSQMCFRLKDRIKSRSDDAAELEDLRRRSENDMKRCLNWWDLTWVGLGGHIGAGIFVLTGQEAHKHAGPAIVLSYVAAGASAMLSVFCYTEFAVEIPVAGGSFAYLRVELGDFVAFIAAGNILLEAIVGTAAVARAWTSYFTNLLNRPSNSLRIRTGLRDGYNLLDPIAVAVLVITATIAMISTRQASRINWIASAINTMAILFVIIAGFIHADPSNLTPFMPYGAKGIFQAAAVVYFGYTGFDSISNMAEETKNPSKDIPIGLIVSMSIITLTYCLMALALSMLQKYTELDENAAYSVAFQSVGMRWAKYVVDLGALKGMTTVLLIGALGQARYTTHIARAHMIPPWFALVHPKTGTPIYATLLITIASALIAFFSSLDILASLLSVSTLFIFTMMAMAVLVRRYYVRDKTPRQNLSKLVAFLLIILASSIGTSAYWGLNPNGWIGYCATIPLWFLGTSGIYKFLPQQRKPKAWGVPLVPWLPSLSIATNVFLMGSSGSAAFLRFAICTIVMLMYYLLFGLHATYDTAHQSRQPEAKLQQADVEDDGKRNPREAGVSFP